The Agrobacterium larrymoorei genome includes the window TTGAGAATACCGGCGTTCTGGTTCAGGAAATCTTGGGTGAACCCGTGTTCCGCTCGAACTAGCTGCTGCGTTTCTGGCTACCTACCTGCTTTATTCTGGTTGGGCTTTTTGCGAAGCCCTTCCTGATTTCGCCAGAAATTTTGTCCAGTTGAGTGTCGAAATGCCTCTCTGAGCAGTGGAGGCGTACAGTAGCCAAAGCATCTAAAACCTCACTGACAGTATTACAGCTTATCGCAAATTTCCCTTGCGAAAGTTCCAAGTCTCTTCGGCCATATCGAACGGCTAGTGAAAACGAGCCGTCTTGGTTTTCTTGAAACCATCTGCCTCGTTTCGATCGTCCCGCACTGAACTCGTTCACGATCTCGATCTGCTTGTCGATCTGCATTAGCAGCCGGCGTCGTCGTTTAGTCGCCGCGTCAGCTGGTGAACGGTTCACAGCGTCAATCAAGGTCAGGTTCTCAAAAGCCATTTAACACTCCATTCTTTGCAGCCCGCTTCACTGATTAGGGAGTGAAGGACAACAGCAATGGGTCTGACCGGCTATCTCTGTTCAATGCACCAAGGGTTGTCTTTGTCTTATGCCGAACGGCATTTGAGATATACACTCTCTGTCTTCCGTTGCCTCATCGCCAAATTCTAGTGACGGTTAAATAGATTTGGCGAAAGGGTTTACTTGGTGAAAAGGTCCATTGAATTTAACTGCAACTTCAGGGCTGCACGCAACACTGATTTTAGCGCACTGAGTTATCTGGCATCTCTTTGTTGGCACGAAACGTATAACGGCGTGTTGCCAGCTTCGAGTGCAAAGAGGTTCGACGATGAGCGAGGTGGAGAAGATTATGCGCGCTGTTTGCTGCCTGTCACCCAAGTCGCAGTGGTCAAAAATGAGATCGTCGGCATGATCGCGAACACCTCTGGCATCGTGACCGGTCTTTATGTTGACCACCGGTTTCGGCGAAATCGGATCGGATCAAGTCTTCTACACAACGCTTGTTTGAAGGGCGCAGACACGCTTAGCGTTGTATCATCGAATCGCGCTGCCATCTCATTTTACGAGCGTTGTGGATGGGTTCGCTGGAAAAAGCTATCTGGCAAAGTCTGTGGAGCCGAAGTGACTGAAGAGTTAATGGTGCTCAAACACCGGAGGCAAGATAAATGGAGATGACGTCAACGGTCACAACTGTGGCAGATTTTGGCAGGCGGACTGAGAGCCGGAAGTGATTGGCGCTTATAAAAGAAGGCGCGAACTACATATGACTGAAGCAAAACTCCGCAATCGCGAGCGACAATATCCGACTCTTTGCCGAAGTCACTGATGAGAATACATCTAGTCACTTAGGATAATGTGGAAAAAAATAAGCCTCTGTAAATCACTATATTTTTTTGTCTTTGCCTCACGAATTGTGCGAGAAAGGAGAGGCAATTAGAATGGCCTGGCGCGATGCTAGCACAAGTCAAAAACAGTTTCCTCAACGGTTCGATAATGGCCCCGGTTAGAGTGAGGCGATTTGTCAACAAGGAACACTGATGGACCCTGAACAGCACCTCCCCCCGCGAAAATCCGATTACATCGTTCTCGGGTATCTGGACTATACAATTTCTAGTTTCCAGCATTACGTGAGGCTTAACCTCTCGACATCATCAGGATCACTAGTCTCAGGATTACCTGTCCAAGGCCGGGACTTTAAGGAAAACTACCCACGAGAGTTCGCTGCCATTACGGAAATTAATGCAGCATATTCGGCTGTACTATCGCCGATATTTCAGGGGCACAGACCGAAGATTGTTGGCGGCATCGCCTCTTACGGCTCTCTAAGATTTCGAGACGGTAAAATAGAGGTCAAGGCCCTTTGGCTGGCAGCGGTAGTTACAACTTACGTGGGCGTCCAAGGGTACCCAGACTTCCGAGAAGGCATCATCAAAATACACGAAGACATATCCTACGCAGTGGAGAAACTTGGCTCGGCGCTCGATCTGGGCGATACAAAATTTGTACCAAGAACTCCCGAAGACATACGTCGCGACGCAATACAGTGCCTACCCCCTCAGAATTCTCGTTTTAGGAAGTGAATAGATGGGGACGGAAGGTTGAGGGCAACCCAACAGTAGAAGCTGGCATGTCTCGGTATTGACGATCGGATACACAAGAATCAAACGAAAGAGCTGCCCATTGCCTTACACTGTCAGATACAGTTTCTTCACTCGGGTAAGCTTTCACATCGAGGCAAGTCACAAGCCTATCTCTACCGCAATTTGTTTAGTGACGCGATACATGAGGGTACGCCTGTAGTTGTTGAATAGGAGCAGTTTGGCATTATCGATCCTGCTCTGGTAACCCCCGCGGCTAAGAAGCGGAAAATTAGATTAAATTTTACGCCTGATCTCTCTTTTTAGTTGTGGCTAACTCGTGAAAATGAAAGCCAAGCCCCGAAATATTGTTGCGGGAATAAGGAGCGCGCTTTATTGCATATTCGTGATGTCTAAAAGTCGACGGGGGGGCCCGAGTGTCTGAATTAAACATACAATTGGTTTCTCAATTGCGAGCAATAAAGTCTCCAACCACAAGGAACCAGTTAAGAGGTATAATCGCTGAGAAAGGCAATAAAACTCTTAGTGAAAAAACTAACAGGTTCATTCATCAGCTAAAGTATCCAGACAACAAAGCGGCAGTGAACCTTCTCAGTTTGCTTCAACGAGAGGGGCATATTACTGTGTCTCTGCCTGTGCCGCCGTTGCCACCTACAGTTGGTGACATCGTGTTTGCAGATAATATGCCCGAGAAGGCCTTTATAAGCTATGCGGGCAAATTATTGAGTAGCTACGAAGCATTTCTTGTAGACTATATTAATTTTACTCGCCAACTAGACGAATTGGTGGAGATTGGTTCTGATAGTGAAGTGGCCAACCTGTTGTCATCAAATTTTGCAAAATTTGGTTACTCGATAAATCTTATAACGAAGATATTCAGTTTAAGATATAGAACGCGAAATTTTCCTCAGGTTGAGGCATCAATTATTGAGTTTGTTTCGCCTCTTAACAACAAGAGGCGAAGCATACTTTTTCCCGCCATTGAAGATAGCTTTGATGGATCTAGGACATACTTCGATGTAAG containing:
- a CDS encoding GNAT family N-acetyltransferase is translated as MLPASSAKRFDDERGGEDYARCLLPVTQVAVVKNEIVGMIANTSGIVTGLYVDHRFRRNRIGSSLLHNACLKGADTLSVVSSNRAAISFYERCGWVRWKKLSGKVCGAEVTEELMVLKHRRQDKWR